Proteins encoded together in one Pseudomonas sp. TCU-HL1 window:
- a CDS encoding DUF4389 domain-containing protein: protein MSDERDDLQREHILLRVLWMLIFVIVWQLAEIVLGAVVLLQLGYRAFYGAPNGGLLSFGDSLSQYLAQIGRFGTFNTEEKPWPFADWPAARAAEGEAPHEVPPAAHPVRDEEPKL, encoded by the coding sequence ATGAGTGATGAGCGCGACGACCTGCAGCGTGAACACATCCTGCTGCGCGTCCTCTGGATGCTGATTTTCGTCATCGTCTGGCAACTGGCCGAGATCGTCCTCGGCGCCGTGGTCCTGCTGCAGCTCGGCTACCGTGCCTTCTACGGTGCGCCCAATGGCGGCCTGCTGTCCTTCGGCGATAGCCTGAGCCAGTACCTGGCGCAGATCGGCCGCTTCGGCACCTTCAATACCGAAGAAAAGCCCTGGCCCTTCGCCGACTGGCCCGCTGCCCGCGCAGCCGAAGGCGAAGCCCCCCATGAGGTGCCGCCTGCCGCCCACCCGGTACGTGATGAAGAGCCCAAGCTATGA
- a CDS encoding LysE family translocator, producing MQETSVLLSLAAVFAVALVSPGPDVALVVRTAMHQGRRAGLLSALGLACGILVHGTLVLTGVALLVSRSPILFDLLQLLGASYLGWLGIGAVRGWCRRGQGDAGAFGGTLSPSVLGPWLRGLATNLFNPKALVFFLALLSGLIPADMSIAGKLGVAAILFSMGLAWFSVLGLALTRGRNQQRLLRAAPAIDLACGLVFLLVALGLVGRLLVPGFWQ from the coding sequence ATGCAGGAGACTTCCGTCTTGCTGTCGTTGGCGGCCGTGTTCGCCGTCGCCCTTGTCAGTCCCGGTCCCGATGTCGCGCTGGTGGTTCGTACCGCCATGCACCAGGGGCGCCGTGCCGGTTTGCTCAGCGCCCTGGGGCTGGCCTGCGGCATCCTGGTCCACGGTACCCTGGTGCTGACCGGCGTGGCGCTGCTGGTGAGCCGTTCGCCCATCCTCTTCGACCTGCTGCAATTGCTGGGCGCAAGCTACCTGGGCTGGCTCGGCATCGGGGCTGTGCGTGGCTGGTGCCGGCGCGGGCAGGGCGATGCCGGGGCCTTCGGTGGCACCCTGTCACCTTCCGTGTTGGGTCCGTGGCTGCGCGGGCTGGCCACCAACCTCTTCAACCCCAAGGCGCTGGTGTTCTTCCTGGCCCTGCTGTCAGGGCTGATCCCGGCGGATATGTCCATCGCCGGCAAGCTGGGGGTCGCCGCGATTCTATTCTCCATGGGGCTGGCCTGGTTCAGCGTGCTGGGCCTGGCACTTACCCGTGGCCGCAACCAGCAGCGTCTGTTGCGTGCCGCGCCGGCCATCGACCTGGCCTGTGGGCTGGTGTTCCTGCTGGTGGCGCTGGGGCTGGTGGGGCGCCTGCTGGTACCGGGCTTTTGGCAATAG
- a CDS encoding lipocalin-like domain-containing protein gives MNASLRLALLAGLLLGACDAEPPPGEGFAGLGSAAANFAQVTPGRAFSFPADHGAHPDYRIEWWYVTANLEDEQGRAWGVQWTLFRSALQPGSTSKGWSNQNLWMGHAGLTGPHGHRSAETFARGGIGQAGVDSSPFKAWIDDWQFSSRKPANAGLGELDLHAKGGAFSYRLRLLSSLPPVLHGEQGFSQKSGQGQASYYYSQPFFQAEGTIQLQGRLYRVKGPAWLDREWTSQYLAPDQRGWDWFSLHLDTGEKLMLFQLRHADGAHYRAGTWISASGQPRALASQDIIMTPLQHSRVAGRRLPTRWSLRIASEGFDISSTPVQENAWMDTRFPYWEGPIRFSGSHQGVGYLELTGY, from the coding sequence ATGAACGCTAGCCTGCGCCTGGCGCTTCTCGCGGGCCTGCTGCTCGGCGCCTGCGATGCCGAACCGCCGCCGGGCGAGGGTTTTGCCGGGCTCGGCAGCGCCGCGGCGAACTTTGCCCAGGTGACCCCGGGCCGGGCCTTCAGCTTCCCGGCCGATCACGGCGCGCACCCGGATTACCGCATCGAATGGTGGTACGTGACGGCCAATCTGGAAGATGAGCAGGGCCGTGCCTGGGGCGTTCAATGGACGCTGTTCCGCAGTGCCTTGCAGCCCGGCTCCACGAGTAAGGGTTGGAGCAACCAGAACCTGTGGATGGGCCATGCCGGGCTGACCGGCCCTCATGGCCATCGCTCCGCGGAAACCTTCGCCCGCGGCGGCATCGGCCAGGCCGGCGTCGACAGCTCGCCCTTCAAGGCCTGGATCGACGATTGGCAGTTCAGCAGCCGCAAGCCGGCAAACGCGGGGCTGGGCGAGCTGGACCTGCACGCCAAGGGTGGCGCCTTCAGCTATCGCCTGCGCCTGCTCAGTAGCCTGCCACCGGTGCTGCACGGCGAGCAGGGCTTCAGCCAGAAATCCGGACAAGGGCAGGCGTCCTACTACTACAGCCAGCCGTTCTTCCAGGCCGAGGGCACCATCCAGTTGCAAGGCCGCTTGTACCGAGTAAAGGGCCCGGCCTGGCTAGATCGTGAGTGGACCAGCCAGTATCTGGCGCCCGACCAGCGCGGCTGGGACTGGTTCTCCCTGCATCTGGATACGGGCGAGAAGCTCATGCTGTTCCAGCTGCGCCATGCCGACGGCGCCCACTACCGCGCCGGCACCTGGATCAGCGCCAGCGGCCAGCCCCGCGCGCTGGCTAGCCAGGACATCATCATGACCCCCTTGCAGCACAGTCGGGTCGCCGGCCGTCGGCTACCGACCCGCTGGTCGCTGCGCATCGCCAGCGAGGGTTTTGACATCAGCAGCACGCCGGTGCAGGAAAACGCCTGGATGGATACCCGCTTCCCTTACTGGGAGGGGCCCATCCGTTTCAGTGGCAGCCATCAGGGCGTGGGCTACCTGGAGCTGACGGGGTATTGA
- a CDS encoding hotdog fold thioesterase has product MGLWQRTPDLAHLNESLKHTIGEGLDIRFEAFDEGSLTASMVVDPRTHQPYGLLHGGASVVLAETLGSTASYLCIDTSRFYCVGLEVNANHLRGLRSGRVTAVARPVHLGRTTHVWDIRLAGEDGKPSCISRLTMAIVPLGAEPPRQ; this is encoded by the coding sequence ATGGGCCTGTGGCAACGAACCCCCGATCTTGCGCACCTCAACGAATCCCTGAAGCACACCATCGGCGAAGGCCTGGATATCCGTTTCGAGGCGTTCGATGAAGGCTCCCTGACCGCCAGCATGGTGGTCGACCCGCGAACCCACCAACCCTACGGCCTGCTGCATGGCGGCGCCTCAGTGGTTTTGGCGGAAACCCTTGGCTCCACCGCCAGCTACCTGTGCATCGACACCAGCCGCTTCTACTGCGTAGGGCTGGAAGTCAATGCCAACCACCTGCGTGGCCTGCGCAGTGGCCGTGTCACGGCTGTCGCCCGCCCGGTGCACCTGGGCCGCACCACCCATGTCTGGGATATCCGACTCGCAGGCGAAGATGGCAAGCCCAGCTGCATTTCCCGCCTGACCATGGCGATTGTCCCTCTTGGTGCCGAGCCGCCACGGCAATGA
- a CDS encoding AI-2E family transporter: MLNNDRLLVQILLLALLGASLWVLAPFVSALFWAAVLAFASWPLMRLLSNLLKGRESAAAAVLTAGWMLLVALPLVWLVGNLAEHVRDATELVKNVQVEGLPPPPDWLPQVPLVGERLVRAWHSIDAQGAAFFASLKPYMGQAGNWVLARSAQIGGGMVELVLSLVLVFFFYRDGPRMALFVERGLERLIGDRAEHYLALVAGTVQRVVNGVIGTAAAQAVLALIGFWIAGVPGALVLSIVTFALSLIPMGPPLVWVPATAWLAWHGDYGYAVFLGIWGMFVISGVDNVLKPYLISRGGNLPLVVVLLGVFGGILAFGFMGLFLGPTLLAVAYSLISDWIGHAQPQVVVPTETKDKENRPS; encoded by the coding sequence ATGCTCAACAACGACCGACTGCTGGTGCAGATCCTCCTGCTGGCCTTGCTCGGCGCCAGCCTCTGGGTGCTCGCGCCCTTCGTCTCCGCGCTGTTCTGGGCCGCCGTGCTGGCATTCGCCAGTTGGCCGCTGATGCGGCTGTTGAGCAATCTGCTGAAGGGGCGCGAATCCGCCGCTGCCGCCGTGCTTACCGCCGGCTGGATGCTGTTGGTCGCCTTGCCGCTGGTGTGGCTGGTGGGCAACCTGGCTGAGCATGTGCGCGATGCCACCGAGTTGGTAAAAAACGTCCAGGTGGAGGGTTTGCCGCCGCCGCCGGACTGGCTACCGCAGGTTCCCCTGGTGGGCGAGCGACTGGTACGTGCCTGGCATTCCATCGATGCCCAGGGCGCGGCCTTTTTCGCCAGCCTCAAGCCTTACATGGGACAGGCCGGCAACTGGGTACTGGCGCGTAGCGCCCAGATCGGCGGCGGCATGGTGGAGCTGGTGCTGAGCCTGGTGCTGGTGTTCTTCTTCTACCGCGATGGTCCACGCATGGCGCTGTTCGTCGAGCGGGGCCTGGAGCGGCTTATCGGGGATCGCGCCGAGCATTATCTGGCGCTGGTGGCCGGTACCGTGCAGCGCGTGGTCAACGGCGTGATCGGTACCGCCGCTGCCCAGGCCGTATTGGCGCTGATCGGCTTCTGGATCGCTGGCGTACCCGGCGCCCTGGTGCTGAGTATCGTCACCTTCGCCCTCAGCCTGATCCCCATGGGGCCGCCGCTGGTGTGGGTGCCGGCCACCGCCTGGCTGGCCTGGCACGGCGACTACGGTTACGCCGTATTCCTCGGTATCTGGGGCATGTTCGTCATCAGCGGCGTGGACAACGTCTTGAAGCCCTACCTCATCAGCCGGGGGGGCAATCTGCCGCTGGTGGTGGTGCTGCTCGGGGTGTTCGGCGGCATTCTGGCTTTCGGCTTCATGGGCCTGTTCCTCGGCCCCACGCTGCTGGCGGTGGCCTATAGCCTGATTTCCGACTGGATCGGCCATGCGCAGCCGCAGGTAGTGGTTCCTACCGAAACCAAGGACAAGGAAAACCGGCCATCCTGA
- a CDS encoding AMP-binding protein: MADAVRLPLEMFFEREARHPNKRYLVQPLGGGRLEELTWADVGEQARRAASWLRGRELPQGSRIAIISKNCAHWIVADLAIWMAGHVSVPLYPNLTADSVRQVLEHSESALAFIGKLDDWPSMASGVPTGVPTVALPIHPVGEFEFSWSDLQACNPIQDSPKGAPDQLATIIYTSGTTGTPKGVMHNFSNFAFAASHGVQLFQTGEDDRLLSYLPLCHVAERMFVEMGSLYAGQTVFFAESLDTFLDDLRRARPTAIFGVPRIWTKFQMGVYSKMPAQKLDRLLRLPVIGRMIGRKVLAGLGLDAVRNALCGAAPVPEALLNWYKRLGLEVLEVYGMTENCGYSHLCRKGEVKPGWIGRYSPGVEVRISEEGEVQVRSGATMQGYYKDPVRTAETLTDDGYLRTGDKGEQDANGNLRLTGRIKEIFKTSKGKYVAPAPIENRLAVHPRIEQVCVVGDGLPQPMALCVLSEVGRQEAANSARAELEVSLRGLLEEVNGVLDKHERLHGLVLVKEVWAVDNGFLTPTLKIKRNMVEDAYGKRFPEWIERQEAVLWHE; this comes from the coding sequence GTGGCTGATGCAGTCCGTTTGCCGCTTGAAATGTTCTTTGAGCGTGAAGCTCGTCACCCGAACAAGCGCTACCTGGTCCAGCCACTCGGCGGCGGCCGGCTCGAAGAGCTGACCTGGGCCGACGTGGGCGAGCAGGCCCGCCGTGCAGCCAGCTGGCTGCGGGGCAGGGAGCTACCCCAGGGCAGCCGAATCGCGATCATTTCCAAGAACTGCGCCCACTGGATAGTCGCCGACCTGGCGATCTGGATGGCCGGGCATGTTTCCGTTCCCCTCTATCCCAACCTCACGGCCGACTCGGTCCGCCAGGTGCTGGAACACTCTGAGTCGGCGCTGGCGTTCATCGGCAAACTCGACGACTGGCCGTCCATGGCCAGTGGCGTGCCCACAGGCGTCCCAACCGTTGCCCTGCCCATCCATCCCGTGGGTGAGTTCGAGTTCAGTTGGTCAGACCTGCAGGCCTGCAATCCGATCCAGGACAGCCCCAAGGGCGCTCCCGACCAGCTCGCCACCATCATCTACACCTCCGGCACCACGGGCACGCCCAAGGGGGTGATGCACAACTTCAGCAACTTCGCCTTCGCCGCCAGCCATGGCGTGCAACTGTTCCAGACTGGCGAGGATGACCGCCTGCTGTCCTACCTGCCGCTCTGTCACGTGGCCGAGCGCATGTTCGTCGAGATGGGATCGCTCTATGCCGGGCAGACAGTGTTCTTCGCCGAGAGCCTGGACACCTTCCTTGACGATCTGCGCCGCGCCCGGCCCACCGCCATCTTCGGCGTGCCGCGGATCTGGACCAAGTTCCAGATGGGCGTCTATTCCAAGATGCCGGCGCAGAAGCTCGATCGCCTGCTCAGGCTGCCCGTCATCGGCCGCATGATCGGGCGCAAGGTGCTCGCCGGCCTCGGCCTGGATGCCGTACGCAACGCCCTGTGCGGCGCCGCGCCGGTGCCCGAGGCGTTGCTGAACTGGTACAAGCGCCTCGGCCTGGAGGTGCTGGAGGTCTACGGCATGACCGAGAACTGCGGCTACTCCCACCTGTGCCGCAAGGGCGAGGTGAAGCCCGGCTGGATCGGCCGCTACAGCCCTGGCGTGGAAGTGCGCATCAGTGAAGAGGGCGAAGTGCAGGTGCGCAGCGGTGCCACCATGCAGGGTTACTACAAGGACCCTGTCCGCACGGCCGAAACTCTCACCGATGACGGCTACCTGCGCACCGGCGACAAGGGTGAACAAGACGCCAATGGCAACCTGCGCCTGACCGGGCGTATCAAGGAAATCTTCAAGACCAGCAAGGGCAAGTACGTGGCCCCGGCGCCCATCGAGAATCGCCTGGCGGTGCATCCGCGCATTGAGCAGGTCTGCGTGGTGGGCGATGGGCTGCCGCAGCCCATGGCCCTCTGCGTGCTGTCCGAGGTCGGCCGCCAGGAGGCGGCCAACAGTGCCCGCGCTGAGCTGGAAGTCAGCCTGCGCGGCCTGCTGGAGGAGGTCAACGGCGTACTCGACAAGCACGAACGCCTGCACGGTCTGGTGCTGGTCAAAGAGGTCTGGGCAGTGGACAACGGCTTCCTCACACCCACCCTGAAGATCAAGCGCAACATGGTGGAAGACGCCTACGGCAAGCGCTTCCCAGAATGGATCGAGCGTCAGGAAGCGGTGCTCTGGCACGAATGA
- a CDS encoding alpha/beta fold hydrolase, with the protein MHTIFFAHANGFPSATYGKLFAALAPDFRVEHLEQHGHDPRFPVNDNWENLVDELIHHLAGRGEPVWGLGHSLGGVLHYHAALRRPDLYRGVVMLDSPVLTLADRIVIRAAKRFGFIDRITPAGRTLGRREVFGDVSEARDYFAGKTLFRRFDPECLDAYVQHGLARQGESLRLKFDAATEISIYRSVPHLTPGRPQQLQVPLALVRGRHSKVVLPHHARLLKRVPQGEYLSLPGGHMFPLERPQETAELLKSVFGRWDGRRQESRA; encoded by the coding sequence ATGCACACCATTTTCTTCGCCCACGCCAACGGATTTCCGTCCGCCACCTACGGCAAGCTCTTTGCCGCCCTGGCCCCGGACTTTCGCGTCGAGCACCTGGAGCAGCACGGCCATGACCCGCGCTTCCCGGTGAACGACAACTGGGAAAACCTGGTGGATGAGCTGATCCATCACCTGGCCGGTCGCGGCGAGCCGGTCTGGGGCCTGGGCCATTCCCTGGGGGGCGTGTTGCACTATCACGCCGCCTTGCGCCGGCCCGACCTTTACCGCGGCGTAGTGATGCTGGATTCCCCGGTGCTGACCCTGGCCGACCGCATCGTCATTCGCGCTGCCAAGCGCTTCGGTTTCATTGATCGCATCACGCCGGCCGGACGTACCCTTGGCCGCCGCGAGGTGTTTGGCGACGTCAGCGAGGCCCGCGACTATTTCGCCGGCAAGACGCTGTTCCGCCGTTTCGACCCGGAATGCCTGGATGCCTACGTCCAGCACGGCCTGGCACGCCAGGGCGAAAGCCTGCGGCTGAAATTCGACGCGGCCACCGAAATCAGCATCTACCGCAGCGTGCCCCACCTCACCCCGGGTCGCCCGCAGCAACTCCAGGTCCCCCTGGCCCTCGTGCGCGGGCGCCACAGCAAGGTGGTGCTGCCCCATCACGCGCGGTTGCTCAAGCGCGTGCCGCAGGGTGAGTACCTGTCGTTGCCCGGCGGGCATATGTTCCCCCTGGAGCGTCCGCAGGAAACCGCCGAACTGCTCAAATCCGTATTCGGCCGCTGGGACGGCCGCCGTCAGGAGTCTCGCGCATGA
- a CDS encoding AraC family transcriptional regulator, protein MDQSNHIPSCLPGVRLIESEYQRFSFPRHFHLEYHVGLLVRGRQRYRHQGESHQADAGDVLLMAPEQVHDGAGVDGQGYQIRVLAFDPQWLDDASRALSDDRQGSPRLTTSLLRDADLRGQLQGLHGALLHGSRLEQESHLWPALANLLEQGSTLRIREPEQGFDALTWARLREWLESRLDSPPSLDELAAFCGLSPWQALRRFNRQCGLPPHQWLTQLRLERALPRVLRGENLSDVALGLGFYDQAHFSRLFRRTYGAPPAKLRNR, encoded by the coding sequence ATGGACCAAAGCAATCACATCCCCAGCTGCCTGCCCGGCGTTCGCCTGATCGAATCCGAGTACCAGCGTTTCAGCTTCCCCCGGCACTTCCATCTGGAGTACCACGTGGGATTGCTGGTGCGCGGACGGCAGCGTTACCGGCACCAGGGTGAAAGCCATCAGGCCGACGCCGGGGATGTGCTGCTGATGGCTCCTGAGCAGGTTCATGACGGCGCGGGCGTGGACGGGCAGGGCTACCAGATCCGCGTGCTGGCCTTCGACCCGCAGTGGCTGGACGATGCCAGCCGCGCCTTGAGCGATGACCGCCAGGGTTCGCCGCGCCTGACCACCAGCCTCCTTCGCGATGCCGATCTGCGCGGGCAGCTTCAAGGCCTGCATGGCGCGCTGCTGCATGGCTCGCGGCTGGAGCAGGAAAGCCATCTCTGGCCGGCGCTGGCCAATCTGCTGGAACAGGGCTCCACCTTGCGCATCCGCGAGCCGGAGCAGGGCTTCGATGCGCTTACCTGGGCGCGGCTGCGGGAGTGGCTGGAATCTCGCCTGGATTCTCCGCCCTCGCTCGATGAGCTTGCTGCGTTCTGCGGCCTCAGCCCCTGGCAGGCCCTGCGCCGTTTCAACCGCCAGTGCGGGTTGCCGCCGCACCAATGGCTGACTCAGTTGCGCCTGGAGCGCGCCCTGCCACGTGTGCTGCGCGGCGAGAACCTGAGCGACGTGGCCCTGGGCCTGGGCTTCTACGACCAGGCGCACTTCTCGCGACTGTTCCGCCGCACCTACGGCGCCCCACCGGCGAAGCTGCGCAACCGCTGA
- a CDS encoding DUF4892 domain-containing protein, which yields MRLTLLAGLLLAASVQAADLPDSRDLTALPRFPHAEITDFRETPDQERVYPQSSIRRISNKLRMERKVDAEGRQTSVTYRLPADHSAFDAFDRARRELLDGGAELLYWCQGRDCGSSNLWANAIFGNAKLYGPDEQQAYLLLRLAAPRQDSLLALYSITRGNRRAYLHAEQLDAKAPLGELLPTPDTLMRELKSSGELHLARLPAEPSANWATLLARCLNLDSTLRISLAGAGAEAWREALVGQGVRAARLELGEDKAAGLHLNLLR from the coding sequence ATGCGCCTCACTCTTCTTGCCGGCCTTCTGCTGGCTGCATCCGTCCAGGCCGCCGACCTGCCCGATAGCCGTGACCTGACGGCGCTGCCGCGATTCCCCCACGCCGAGATCACCGATTTTCGCGAGACCCCCGATCAGGAACGGGTCTATCCGCAGAGCTCCATCCGCCGTATCAGCAACAAGCTGCGCATGGAGCGCAAGGTCGATGCCGAAGGCCGCCAGACCTCGGTGACCTACCGCCTGCCCGCGGACCACAGCGCCTTTGATGCCTTCGACCGCGCTCGCCGCGAGCTGCTCGATGGCGGCGCCGAGTTGCTCTACTGGTGCCAGGGGCGCGACTGCGGCTCTAGCAACCTGTGGGCCAACGCTATCTTTGGCAATGCCAAGCTGTACGGCCCGGACGAGCAGCAGGCCTATCTGCTGCTGCGCCTGGCCGCGCCGCGCCAGGACAGCCTGCTGGCCCTCTACAGCATCACCCGTGGCAACCGCCGAGCTTACCTGCATGCCGAGCAACTGGACGCCAAGGCGCCTCTGGGTGAACTCCTGCCCACGCCCGACACCCTGATGCGTGAACTCAAAAGCAGCGGCGAACTGCACCTGGCGCGCCTGCCGGCCGAGCCTTCGGCCAACTGGGCGACCCTGTTGGCGCGCTGTTTGAACCTCGACAGCACCCTGCGCATCAGCCTGGCCGGGGCTGGCGCCGAAGCCTGGCGCGAAGCGCTGGTGGGGCAGGGCGTGCGCGCCGCGCGGCTGGAACTGGGCGAGGACAAGGCCGCAGGCCTGCACCTGAACCTTCTGCGCTGA
- a CDS encoding alpha/beta fold hydrolase, translating into MSAQVEEIRLNLPHIELAAHLYGPEDGQPVIALHGWLDNANTFARLAPLLPGLRIVALDFAGHGLSAHRAPGASYLLWDYVADVLLVAEQLGWERFSLLGHSMGAIVSVMLAGAMPERVERLALIDGLMPYTGEADQAPAKLGEALRAQLALPGKRKPVYAAIDRAVEARMRGTGGVSREAAERLAQRGLMPVPGGYTWRTDSRLTLPSPLRLTRAHALAFAQAVKCPAMLVLAEEGLLHVEPKFASLLDGLAFDVQRLPGKHHLHLDDEAGAQAVADCFNPFFALP; encoded by the coding sequence ATGAGTGCCCAGGTCGAAGAAATCCGTCTCAACCTGCCGCATATCGAGCTGGCGGCGCACCTCTATGGTCCGGAAGACGGCCAGCCGGTGATCGCCCTGCACGGCTGGCTGGACAACGCCAACACCTTCGCCCGCCTGGCGCCGCTTTTGCCGGGGCTGCGAATCGTCGCCCTGGATTTCGCCGGTCACGGCCTGTCGGCGCATCGTGCGCCGGGGGCCAGTTACCTGCTGTGGGATTACGTCGCCGATGTGCTGCTGGTGGCCGAACAACTGGGGTGGGAGCGCTTTTCCCTGCTCGGTCACTCCATGGGTGCCATCGTTTCGGTCATGCTGGCTGGCGCGATGCCCGAGCGGGTCGAGCGCCTGGCCCTGATCGACGGCCTGATGCCCTACACCGGCGAAGCCGACCAGGCTCCCGCGAAACTTGGCGAGGCCCTGCGTGCGCAACTGGCATTGCCGGGCAAGCGCAAACCGGTCTACGCCGCTATCGATCGTGCCGTTGAAGCGCGCATGCGGGGCACTGGCGGAGTCAGTCGCGAGGCTGCCGAGCGCCTGGCGCAGCGCGGGCTGATGCCGGTTCCCGGTGGCTACACCTGGCGCACGGACAGCCGCCTGACCCTGCCTTCGCCGCTGCGCCTGACCCGCGCCCACGCCCTGGCGTTCGCCCAGGCCGTGAAGTGCCCGGCCATGCTGGTGCTGGCGGAGGAGGGCCTGCTGCATGTGGAGCCAAAGTTCGCCAGCCTGCTGGACGGGCTGGCCTTCGATGTTCAGCGCCTCCCCGGCAAGCATCACCTGCATCTGGACGACGAGGCGGGCGCCCAGGCCGTAGCAGACTGTTTCAATCCCTTCTTCGCCCTTCCTTGA
- the sixA gene encoding phosphohistidine phosphatase SixA yields the protein MRLWLLRHGEAEPRARTDAERELTRHGRKEVLHSAAQLAGRPLGAILASPYVRAQQTAELIRDALGFKGAVGTAPWLTPDSDPREALNFLAERGEQDLLLVTHNPFVSELAGLLIHGHRQEPLPMSTASLAELEGDLLIPGLMSLRSLHHARHH from the coding sequence ATGAGGCTCTGGCTGCTGCGCCACGGCGAGGCCGAGCCGCGCGCTCGCACCGACGCCGAGCGCGAGCTGACCCGCCACGGCCGCAAGGAAGTGCTGCACAGCGCGGCCCAGCTCGCCGGGCGGCCGCTGGGCGCGATACTCGCCAGCCCCTACGTTCGGGCGCAGCAGACTGCCGAGCTGATTCGCGATGCCCTGGGTTTCAAAGGCGCCGTGGGCACCGCGCCTTGGCTGACCCCTGACAGCGATCCGCGTGAAGCCCTGAACTTCCTCGCTGAACGCGGCGAGCAGGACCTTTTGCTGGTCACCCATAATCCCTTCGTCAGCGAACTGGCGGGCCTGTTGATCCATGGCCATCGCCAGGAACCCTTGCCCATGAGCACGGCCAGCCTGGCCGAGTTGGAAGGCGACCTGCTGATTCCAGGCCTGATGTCCTTGCGGTCGCTGCATCACGCTCGCCATCACTGA